A portion of the Acidisarcina polymorpha genome contains these proteins:
- a CDS encoding cytochrome c3 family protein: MPAATGFKGAWLRPFFFYGNNRVSLLGGALTSAAAFTLVGFWVVALFGHGGSSNPYLGIILDLILPAVFLFGLALIPVGILWRRKKLKAAGQVPFIFPEVDPRDPVFRHGIEFVVIATFINFVIVGTASYRGVAYMDTPSFCGTSCHVMAPEWTAYHFSAHAGVACTDCHIAAGGAGFVKAKLNGTKQLLMVVLHNYPRPILAGDKIPAAQTTCLNCHNPGNYVGDKLVVSSSYGDDENNTLTHSLVLLHVGGRNSASQLSGIHGAHMGHIEYIATDSTHQSIPWVGKTNDDGSVSEFVSSDAKGSVTGQKHVMDCIDCHNRAAHSFDTPEEVLNRNMAQGSPNASLPFVHKESLALLKAVYPSPEIARSRIVFGLKDFYQSQYPAIWNGQQTQIDQAAKTLATIYSRNVFPFMNVTWGTHPNNLGHNDYPGCFRCHDGSHNTKAGASISNDCSVCHNLLATDEANPKLLSELGMQ, translated from the coding sequence ATGCCAGCCGCCACGGGATTCAAAGGAGCCTGGCTTCGGCCTTTTTTCTTTTACGGGAACAATCGCGTTAGTCTGCTCGGCGGGGCGCTTACCAGCGCTGCAGCCTTCACGCTGGTTGGCTTTTGGGTTGTTGCCCTCTTTGGACACGGCGGTTCCTCGAATCCCTATCTTGGCATCATTCTCGACTTGATCCTGCCGGCAGTCTTCCTCTTTGGGCTTGCTCTGATTCCTGTGGGCATCCTTTGGAGAAGAAAGAAGCTCAAGGCTGCCGGCCAGGTACCATTCATTTTTCCTGAGGTTGACCCGCGTGATCCGGTCTTCCGGCACGGGATCGAATTTGTTGTGATCGCCACCTTCATCAATTTTGTGATCGTCGGCACTGCGAGCTATCGCGGAGTGGCCTACATGGATACACCGTCCTTCTGCGGCACTTCCTGTCATGTGATGGCGCCTGAGTGGACGGCGTATCATTTCTCTGCCCACGCCGGAGTAGCCTGCACCGATTGTCATATTGCGGCCGGCGGCGCAGGGTTCGTTAAAGCCAAACTGAACGGAACCAAGCAGCTTCTGATGGTAGTCCTTCATAACTATCCGCGGCCGATCCTCGCAGGAGATAAGATCCCCGCTGCGCAGACGACCTGTTTGAACTGCCACAACCCGGGCAATTACGTCGGTGACAAGCTTGTCGTGAGTTCGTCCTATGGAGACGACGAAAACAACACACTAACCCACTCTCTTGTATTGCTGCATGTGGGCGGCCGTAACTCTGCTTCGCAACTAAGCGGAATTCACGGCGCGCACATGGGTCATATCGAATACATTGCCACCGACTCGACGCACCAGAGCATTCCATGGGTCGGCAAGACCAATGATGATGGTTCGGTGTCAGAGTTTGTTTCCAGCGATGCAAAGGGCTCAGTTACAGGCCAGAAACATGTCATGGATTGCATCGACTGCCATAATCGCGCAGCCCACTCCTTTGACACTCCCGAGGAAGTACTCAACAGAAATATGGCACAGGGCAGCCCGAATGCGTCTTTGCCATTCGTCCATAAAGAAAGTCTGGCTCTACTAAAAGCGGTATATCCCTCGCCTGAAATTGCCAGGTCCAGGATCGTCTTCGGCTTAAAAGACTTCTACCAATCTCAATATCCCGCCATCTGGAACGGACAGCAAACCCAGATCGACCAAGCTGCAAAGACTCTCGCCACTATTTACAGCAGAAATGTCTTTCCATTTATGAATGTGACCTGGGGTACTCATCCAAACAACCTCGGTCACAACGACTACCCGGGCTGCTTCCGCTGCCATGATGGAAGTCACAACACCAAGGCCGGCGCAAGCATTAGCAACGATTGTTCCGTCTGCCACAACTTATTAGCCACCGACGAAGCTAACCCAAAGCTTCTAAGCGAGCTCGGAATGCAGTAG
- a CDS encoding c-type cytochrome, with protein sequence MRNRTIAAVICAMALSTAASVLAQDSGAATYKSKCAMCHGADGLGATPAGKAMKAIPFNSPDLVKATDADLVSATKNGKGKMPAYAGKLSDAQITEVVSYIRTLQK encoded by the coding sequence ATGAGAAATAGAACTATCGCTGCAGTCATCTGTGCCATGGCACTCTCAACCGCCGCAAGCGTCCTTGCCCAGGATTCTGGCGCAGCGACCTACAAGTCGAAGTGCGCGATGTGCCATGGAGCGGACGGTCTGGGAGCCACTCCAGCGGGAAAGGCGATGAAAGCAATTCCGTTCAATTCGCCTGACCTGGTGAAAGCCACAGACGCGGATTTAGTCTCGGCGACAAAAAATGGAAAAGGAAAGATGCCAGCATATGCCGGTAAGCTTTCCGATGCCCAAATCACCGAAGTCGTCTCCTATATCCGAACGCTACAAAAATAA
- a CDS encoding DmsE family decaheme c-type cytochrome produces the protein MRPSLFSMAFFALLPCLSLPGLGQTAGPEKSTPNVSEKAPLVETSGIVGAETCATCHADIAAKFASTNPHSKLALMHGGTGATCESCHGPGQSHVESGGDATKIFRFEKASAKQVDSTCLGCHASAHPNFIRSVHGIAGVSCTSCHSVHGLATGPGGTGLAPATASTHKESWLSVSVLDLLKPGASSLDNPPPGPTTSFHVPAQNPNLLKAAQPQLCFQCHSDVKGTFAMPFHHPVTEGAVSCSDCHDPHGTFQKNNLKSTADQNYICTKCHVETRGPFVYEHAAVKAEGCMSCHTPHGSQNARLLNMPSINTLCNQCHSPVAAGTFHSMNAGSSELTPCTNCHTMIHGSNLNQAFLK, from the coding sequence ATGAGGCCCTCGCTCTTCTCTATGGCGTTCTTTGCTTTGCTACCGTGCCTTTCTCTGCCCGGATTGGGGCAGACGGCCGGCCCAGAGAAGTCGACTCCAAATGTTAGTGAAAAGGCTCCGCTGGTAGAGACGTCAGGGATCGTTGGCGCCGAGACCTGCGCAACGTGCCACGCTGACATCGCCGCTAAATTCGCCTCGACGAATCCTCATTCAAAATTAGCGTTGATGCACGGCGGCACTGGAGCTACCTGCGAGAGTTGCCACGGTCCGGGTCAGAGCCACGTGGAGTCTGGCGGAGACGCAACCAAGATTTTCCGCTTCGAAAAGGCATCTGCAAAACAGGTCGATTCGACCTGCCTTGGCTGTCACGCGTCAGCCCATCCCAACTTCATACGCTCGGTGCATGGAATCGCAGGGGTCAGCTGTACTAGTTGTCACAGCGTGCACGGACTCGCTACGGGACCGGGTGGGACCGGTCTGGCTCCGGCCACCGCGAGTACGCACAAGGAATCGTGGTTAAGCGTCAGTGTTCTTGATCTGCTCAAGCCCGGCGCAAGTTCCCTCGACAATCCGCCACCGGGCCCGACGACATCGTTCCATGTCCCTGCCCAAAACCCAAACCTGCTTAAAGCCGCGCAGCCGCAGCTTTGCTTTCAGTGCCACAGTGACGTGAAGGGGACGTTCGCTATGCCGTTCCACCACCCTGTAACCGAAGGCGCGGTCAGCTGCAGCGACTGCCACGATCCGCATGGCACATTTCAAAAAAACAACCTGAAGTCGACCGCCGATCAAAACTATATCTGCACTAAATGCCATGTGGAGACCCGCGGACCTTTCGTCTATGAGCATGCAGCGGTGAAGGCTGAAGGATGCATGAGCTGCCATACGCCGCATGGTTCTCAGAATGCGCGGCTGCTGAACATGCCGAGCATCAACACGCTGTGCAATCAGTGCCATAGTCCGGTCGCCGCCGGCACGTTTCACAGCATGAACGCCGGCTCCTCGGAGCTAACGCCATGCACAAATTGCCACACTATGATTCATGGTTCCAACCTGAACCAGGCGTTCCTCAAGTGA